Proteins encoded together in one Hylaeus volcanicus isolate JK05 chromosome 3, UHH_iyHylVolc1.0_haploid, whole genome shotgun sequence window:
- the LOC128874151 gene encoding dnaJ homolog subfamily C member 2, whose amino-acid sequence MTDGTGNDDTTAFNTISDSPKVETYTAGPLVLYSTAQAWAAQFHRSLTSTRISESSDDEDFSQYQFEDDLEYLRSLDPKEWKDQDHYAVLGLKKLRHKATEDIIKRAYKQKILKHHPDKRKAMGEEIRPDDDYFTCITRAWETLGTTVKRRSYDSVDPYFNDDLPDEKDCKNNFYIVMGKAFKENARWSVKKPVPRLGGPDTPRDKVEKFYSFWYDFDSWREYSYLDEEDKESGQDRDMRKWIEKKNKATRAKRKKEEMARIRSLVDMAYNIDPRIKKFQQEEKNKKTAAKKAKQEAAKARQQEEERIARDLAEKERVEREKREIEEKAKLDALKQEREAQKKALRKERKALRDLCKANNYFAENSAESIRHMESVEKICELFKLVQLEDTMKKLQAEGRTAFLEIVEETEKKIEAERRIGVISNDTRNTPEKQVKSQAAPWNENDIQLLIKAVNLFPAGTNQRWEVVANFINQHSSSSAGVTRDAKEVLAKAKDLQSTDFSKSSLKEQANKKAFDNFIAEKKAKESVEDRMPAVTERLDHIPNGVTPEQRDAKKEPQPWTPAEQKLLEQALKTYPTTVPDRWDQIAACIPTRTKKECMRRYKELVELVKAKKAAQVMK is encoded by the exons ATGACAGACGGTACGGGGAACGATGATACGACCGCTTTCAACACGATATCGG ACTCGCCCAAGGTGGAAACGTATACAGCTGGTCCTCTAGTTTTATATTCAACGGCGCAGGCATGGGCAGCTCAGTTCCATCGCAGTCTTACAAGTACCAGAATATCGGAGTCTTCGGATGACGAAGACTTTTCCCAATATCAATTCGAGGATGACCTCGAGTACCTGAGGTCCTTGGATCCAAAGGAGTGGAAAGATCAAGACCATTACGCTGTCCTAGGCTTGAAAAAGCTCAGGCACAAAGCAACCGAAGATATTATAAAAAGGGCTT ATAAGCAGAAAATCCTCAAACATCATCCCGACAAACGGAAGGCGATGGGCGAGGAAATCCGGCCGGACGACGATTATTTCACCTGTATTACGCGGGCCTGGGAAACCCTGGGTACCACCGTGAAGAGGCGGAGTTACGACAGCGTAGATCCTTATTTTAACGACGATTTGCCGGATGAGAAAGActgtaaaaacaatttttatatagtaaTGGGTAAGGCATTTAAAGAGAATGCCAGGTGGTCCGTGAAAAAGCCTGTGCCGCGATTGGGTGGACCCGACACGCCCCGAGACAAAGTCGAAAAGTTCTACTCGTTCTGGTATGACTTTGATTCGTGGCGCGAATACTCTTACCTGGACGAGGAGGACAAAGAAAGCGGACAGGA CCGAGACATGCGCAAGTGGATCGAGAAGAAGAACAAAGCCACGCGCGCAAAGCGGAAGAAAGAAGAGATGGCGCGTATACGTAGCCTCGTCGACATGGCTTATAACATAGATCCCAGAATAAAGAAGTTCCAGCAGGAAGAGAAAAACAAGAAGACGGCGGCGAAGAAGGCAAAGCAAGAGGCTGCGAAAGCGCGACAGCAGGAGGAGGAAAGGATAGCGAGAGACCTAGCCGAGAAGGAGAGAGTAGAAAGGGAAAAGCGGGAAATCGAAGAGAAAGCAAAATTGGACGCGTTGAAGCAAGAAAGGGAGGCGCAGAAGAAGGCCCTCCGTAAGGAACGAAAAGCTCTAAGGGATCTCTGCAAGGCTAACAACTATTTTGCTGAGAATTCAGCGGAAAGCATCAGGCACATGGAGAGCGTAGAAAAGATTTGCGAGCTCTTCAAGCTCGTACAGTTGGAGGACACTATGAAGAAGTTACAGGCTGAAGGCAGAACCGCGTTCCTCGAAATCGTGGAGGAAACCGAGAAGAAAATAGAGGCTGAACGCAGGATCGGTGTTATTTCCAACGACACTCGTAACACCCCCGAAAAACAAGTGAAGAGTCAGGCAGCCCCGTGGAACGAGAACGATATACAGCTTTTGATCAAAGCTGTGAACTTGTTCCCAGCGGGAACTAATCAACGATGGGAGGTAGTCGCCAATTTCATTAATCAACATAGCAGCTCTTCCGCCGGTGTGACACGCGACGCGAAGGAGGTTCTCGCTAAGGCTAAAGATTTGCAATCGACGGACTTCAGCAAGTCTAGCCTGAAAGAACAAGCGAACAAGAAAGCCTTCGATAATTTCATCGCGGAGAAAAAAGCCAAAGAGTCCGTCGAGGATCGAATGCCCGCTGTCACAGAGCGTTTAGATCATATTCCGAACGGCGTCACCCCTGAGCAAAGAGACGCGAAAAAGGAGCCTCAGCCATGGACACCCGCTGAACAGAAGCTTCTAGAGCAAGCTCTGAAGACTTATCCCACGACCGTGCCTGACAGATGGGATCAAATCGCAGCGTGCATACCGACTAGGACGAAAAAGGAGTGCATGAGGAGGTATAAG
- the LOC128874153 gene encoding uncharacterized protein LOC128874153 isoform X1, which translates to MEILTLILDDHRIKVNKERLAKQSRYFASLFSHNFNDSHDKEHVVNYDISLSTLESFVEWIHDDAEPVDVLCHPLKVSMSKFVKENFIELLNLLQLSVLFMVDELTNEAIDIITINWLLPDKVIDIWLLAQELNIKVLQDMCLATCLDRFEELPLPSLLELTKSNITLLLQNVNTRSSMEYLCFVRNQWIHRHMTPDIPDIMENRLLKFIQGIVVYKTYECINKDPYLYIWKDNVLSKCMQLKHKQDSESSIVGMQVASRGFNIYTVGGEMGLGTGHFNNIIWRYSLLSKKWYYEAKMPVPRRHMIAVFLKNKLTIIGGVGRHRLKLFTTDILDIHTGTWKKGAKVPESFTSVPPHCVMDGKLFLINTSVFIYYPEGNYWQSISIYNNPAVQRVDAFLAHDATLFLLGSHLDVSVLSRINVVKDSVCKEGGCSLSQCIEHAIITSASIVHEDDSYELRYAHVADVGIVLLNTRHADKYQYLHLHTEISRDLTNFFIPKSGCLNIINPDSLYDTVA; encoded by the exons ATggaaattttaactttgattCTCGATGATCATCgtatcaaagtaaataaagaaagacTTGCGAAACAAAGCCGTTACTTTGCATCCCTATTTTCACACAATTTTAATGATTCCCATGACAAGGAACACGTTGTTAATTATGATATTTCTTTATCTACCTTGGAG agTTTTGTCGAATGGATCCACGATGATGCAGAACCAGTAGATGTTCTGTGTCATCCGTTGAAAGTTTCTATGagtaaatttgtaaaagaaaatttcatagaattattaaatttattacaattgaGTGTACTATTTATGGTGGATGAATTAACAAATGAAGCTATagatattattactataaattGGCTGCTACCAGACAAAGTAATCGATATATGGTTACTGGCCCAAGAATTGAACATTAAAGTATTACAAGACATGTGTCTTGCTACTTGTTTAGATCGTTTCGAAGAACTTCCTTTACCTTCACTTCTGGAGTTGACCAAAAGTAATATTACTCTGTTGCTTCAAAATGTTAATACAAGATCTTCTATGGAATATTTGTGTTTTGTAAGAAACCAATGGATACACCGTCACATG ACACCAGATATTCCAGATATAATGGAAAACAGGTTACTCAAGTTTATACAAGGCATTGTTGTGTACAAAACATACGAATGTATTAACAAAGAtccatatttgtatatttggaAGGATAACGTATTGTCCAAATGCATGCAATTAAAACACAAACAAGATTCAGAGAGTTCTATAGTTGGAATGCAAGTCGCTAGTAGag gattcaatatatatacagttgGGGGAGAAATGGGTTTAGGTACTGGACACTTTAACAACATTATTTGGCGTTATTCTCTACTATCTAAAAAGTGGTATTACGAAGCAAAGATGCCAGTTCCAAGGAGACACATGATTGCCGtgtttctgaaaaataaattaacgataataGGCGGTGTCGGAAGGCAtagattgaaattatttacgaCTGATATTCTTGATATTCATACTGGCACATGGAAAAAGGGTGCAAAGGTTCCTGAAAGTTTTACCAGTGTTCCTCCCCATTGTGTTATGGAtggaaaactatttttaataaatacgtcggtttttatttattatccagAAGGTAATTATTGGCAAAGTATATCGATTTACAATAATCCTGCTGTACAACGAGTGGATGCATTTCTCGCACACGACGCGACATTGTTTCTTCTGG GTTCTCATTTGGACGTGTCAGTTTTGTCTAGAATTAACGTTGTAAAGGACTCGGTTTGCAAGGAAGGAGGATGCTCATTAAGTCAATGCATAGAACACGCTATAATAACTAGCGCGAGTATCGTACACGAAGACGATTCGTATGAATTAAGATACGCACATGTGGCCGATGTCGGCATAGTGTTATTGAATACTCGACATGCTGACAAATATCAGTATCTACATCTGCATACCGAGATAAGCAGAGacttaacaaatttcttcattccAAAATCGGGATGCTTAAACATCATTAATCCCGATAGTTTGTATGACACTGTAgcataa
- the LOC128874153 gene encoding uncharacterized protein LOC128874153 isoform X2: MSKFVKENFIELLNLLQLSVLFMVDELTNEAIDIITINWLLPDKVIDIWLLAQELNIKVLQDMCLATCLDRFEELPLPSLLELTKSNITLLLQNVNTRSSMEYLCFVRNQWIHRHMTPDIPDIMENRLLKFIQGIVVYKTYECINKDPYLYIWKDNVLSKCMQLKHKQDSESSIVGMQVASRGFNIYTVGGEMGLGTGHFNNIIWRYSLLSKKWYYEAKMPVPRRHMIAVFLKNKLTIIGGVGRHRLKLFTTDILDIHTGTWKKGAKVPESFTSVPPHCVMDGKLFLINTSVFIYYPEGNYWQSISIYNNPAVQRVDAFLAHDATLFLLGSHLDVSVLSRINVVKDSVCKEGGCSLSQCIEHAIITSASIVHEDDSYELRYAHVADVGIVLLNTRHADKYQYLHLHTEISRDLTNFFIPKSGCLNIINPDSLYDTVA, translated from the exons ATGagtaaatttgtaaaagaaaatttcatagaattattaaatttattacaattgaGTGTACTATTTATGGTGGATGAATTAACAAATGAAGCTATagatattattactataaattGGCTGCTACCAGACAAAGTAATCGATATATGGTTACTGGCCCAAGAATTGAACATTAAAGTATTACAAGACATGTGTCTTGCTACTTGTTTAGATCGTTTCGAAGAACTTCCTTTACCTTCACTTCTGGAGTTGACCAAAAGTAATATTACTCTGTTGCTTCAAAATGTTAATACAAGATCTTCTATGGAATATTTGTGTTTTGTAAGAAACCAATGGATACACCGTCACATG ACACCAGATATTCCAGATATAATGGAAAACAGGTTACTCAAGTTTATACAAGGCATTGTTGTGTACAAAACATACGAATGTATTAACAAAGAtccatatttgtatatttggaAGGATAACGTATTGTCCAAATGCATGCAATTAAAACACAAACAAGATTCAGAGAGTTCTATAGTTGGAATGCAAGTCGCTAGTAGag gattcaatatatatacagttgGGGGAGAAATGGGTTTAGGTACTGGACACTTTAACAACATTATTTGGCGTTATTCTCTACTATCTAAAAAGTGGTATTACGAAGCAAAGATGCCAGTTCCAAGGAGACACATGATTGCCGtgtttctgaaaaataaattaacgataataGGCGGTGTCGGAAGGCAtagattgaaattatttacgaCTGATATTCTTGATATTCATACTGGCACATGGAAAAAGGGTGCAAAGGTTCCTGAAAGTTTTACCAGTGTTCCTCCCCATTGTGTTATGGAtggaaaactatttttaataaatacgtcggtttttatttattatccagAAGGTAATTATTGGCAAAGTATATCGATTTACAATAATCCTGCTGTACAACGAGTGGATGCATTTCTCGCACACGACGCGACATTGTTTCTTCTGG GTTCTCATTTGGACGTGTCAGTTTTGTCTAGAATTAACGTTGTAAAGGACTCGGTTTGCAAGGAAGGAGGATGCTCATTAAGTCAATGCATAGAACACGCTATAATAACTAGCGCGAGTATCGTACACGAAGACGATTCGTATGAATTAAGATACGCACATGTGGCCGATGTCGGCATAGTGTTATTGAATACTCGACATGCTGACAAATATCAGTATCTACATCTGCATACCGAGATAAGCAGAGacttaacaaatttcttcattccAAAATCGGGATGCTTAAACATCATTAATCCCGATAGTTTGTATGACACTGTAgcataa